A single window of Drosophila suzukii chromosome 3, CBGP_Dsuzu_IsoJpt1.0, whole genome shotgun sequence DNA harbors:
- the Taf1 gene encoding transcription initiation factor TFIID subunit 1 isoform X1 produces MDMEMESDNSDDEGSIGNGLDLTGILFGNIDSEGRLLEDDGEGRGSTGFDAELRENIGSLSKLGLDSMLLEVIDRKEAEPLSEDDDEEKSEASASGGLSVFDALKAGVKSDEKEDGAVRAQDDAIDYSDITELSEDCPRTPPEESTSYDDLEDAIPASKVEAKLTKDDKELMPPPSAPMRSGSGSGTDEPAKPNEGSSPGGDSKSTDPKDADRKLDTPLADILPSKYQNVDVRELFPDFRPQKVLRFSRLFGPGKPTSLPQIWRHVRKRRRKRNQSRDQKLTNTGGSDSPSDTEEPRKRGFSLHYASEPTPAECMSDDEDKLLGDFNSEDVRPEGPENGENSDQKPKVADWRYGPAQIWYDMLEVPDSGEGFNYGFKTKTATSSSQPQTKDERRVNSPEEEAEEPSIADDAFLMVSQLHWEDDVVWDGNDIKAKVLQKLNSKTNAAGWLPSSGSRTAGAFSQPGKTSLPVGNSSGSSKQGSAASSKKAQQNAQAKPAEAPDDTWYSLFPVENEELIYHKWEDEVIWDAQQMSKVPKPKVLTLDPNDENIILGIPDDIDPSKINKSTGPPPKIKIPHPHVKKSKILLGKAGVINVLAEDTPPPPPKSPDRDPFNISNDTYYTPKTEPTLRLKVGGGNLIQHSTPVVELRAPFVPTHMGPMKLRSFHRPPLKKYSHGPMAQVSPHPVFPLLKTIAKKAKQREVERIASGGGDVFFMRNPEDLSGRDGDIVLAEFCEEHPPLMNQVGMCSKIKNYYKRKAEKDSGPQDYVYGEVAFAHTSPFLGILHPGQCIQAIENNMYRAPIYPHKMAHNDFLVIRTRNSYWIRSVNSIFTVGQECPLYEVPGPNSKRANNFTRDFLQVFIYRLFWKSRDNPRRIRMDDIKQAFPAHSESSIRKRLKQCADFKRTGMDSNWWVIKPEFRLPSEEEIRAMVSPEQCCAYFSMIAAEQRLKDAGYGEKFLFAPQEDDDEEAQLKLDDEVKVAPWNTTRAYIQAMRGKCLLQLSGPADPTGCGEGFSYVRVPNKPTQTKEEQESQPKRSVTGTDADLRRLPLQRAKELLRQFKVPEEEIKKLSRWEVIDVVRTLSTEKAKAGEEGMDKFSRGNRFSIAEHQERYKEECQRIFDLQNRVLASSEVLSTDEAESSASEESDLEELGKNLENMLSNKKTSTQLSREREELERQELLRQLDEEHGGPSGSGGAKGAKGKEEAGQQLLATSNQGRILRITRTFRGNDGKEYTRVETVRRQPVIDAYIKIRTTKDEQFIKQFATLDEQQKEEMKREKRRIQEQLRRIKRNQERERLAQLAQNQKLQPGGMPTSLGDPKSSGGHSHKERDSGYKEVSPSRKKFKLKPDLKLKCGACGQVGHMRTNKACPLYTGMQSSLSQSNPSLADDLDEQSEKEMAMDDDDLVNVDGTKVTLSSKVLKRHGGDDGKRRSSSGLTLKVPRDAMGKKKRRVGGDLHCDYLQRHNKTANRRRTDPVVVLSSILEIIHNELRSMPDVTPFLQPVNAKKVPDYYRVVTKPMDLQTMREYIRQRRYTSREMFLEDLKQIVDNSIIYNGQQSAYTLAAQRMFSSCFELLAEREDKLMRLEKAINPLLDDDDQVALSFIFDKLHAQIKQMTESWPFLKPVNKKQVKDYYTVIKRPMDLETIGKNIESHRYHSRAEYLADIELIATNCEQYNGSDTRYTRFAKKILHYAQTQLEVFAEHCAQLENNISKTQERARENAPEFEEAWGNDDYNFDRGSRASSPGDDYIDVEGHGVHASSSNSIHRSMGAELGSTHAAPSLRKSAPPGPGEVKRGRGRPRKQRDPVEEVKSQNPVKRGRGRPRKDSLASNMSQTQAYFLDEDLQCSTDDEDDDEEEDFQEVSEDENNAASILDQGERIHAPAEAMDGMFDPKNIKTEIDIEAQQIAEEPIGEDDSQQVAEAMVQLSSVGAGYYAQQQQDESMDVDPNYDPSDFLAMHKPRQNLGEPSSLQGAFTNFLSHAQDDSGPYNAPEASTSAASGMGMSFPSQEDDSLALQMPSEMPTNTMNNGMGIDDDLDISESDEEDDGSRVRIKKEVFDDGDYALQHHQQMGQQSQSQSQIYLVDSSNEPTNLDYQQPPQLDFQQGMEQLQHQVMQQQMPPLQPEQLQQQQTPQGDNDYAWTF; encoded by the exons ATGGATATGGAGATGGAATCCGACAACAGTGACGACGAGGGCTCGATTGGCAATGGATTGGACTTGACCGGCATTCTTTTCGGAAACATCGACTCCGAGGGCAGATTGCTAGAAGATGACGGCGAGGGACGCGGGAGCACCGGATTCGATGCGGAGCTCCGGGAGAACATTGGATCCCTGTCCAA ATTGGGTCTGGATTCAATGCTGCTCGAAGTAATAGACCGCAAGGAGGCCGAGCCCTTGTCCGAGGACGACGACGAGGAAAAGTCTGAGGCCAGTGCCAGTGGAGGACTGAGTGTGTTCGATGCTCTAAAGGCTGGCGTAAAGAGTGACGAAAAGGAGGATGGTGCCGTAAGAGCTCAGGACGATGCCATAGATTATTCGGATATTACTGAGTTATCCGAGGATTGTCCTCGCACTCCGCCGGAAGAATCAACGTCCTACGATGACTTAGAGGACGCCATTCCCGCTTCCAAGGTGGAGGCCAAGCTGA CCAAGGACGACAAGGAACTGATGCCTCCACCCAGTGCTCCCATGCGATCGGGCTCTGGCAGCGGAACTGATGAACCGGCCAAACCAAACGAGGGCTCCAGTCCCGGCGGCGACTCCAAGTCCACCGATCCCAAAG ATGCGGATCGCAAACTGGACACACCGCTGGCCGACATTCTGCCCTCCAAGTACCAGAACGTGGATGTGCGCGAGCTCTTTCCCGACTTTCGCCCCCAAAAGGTGCTACGCTTTTCGCGTCTCTTTGGACCGGGTAAGCCCACTAGTCTGCCCCAGATCTGGAGACACGTGCGCAAACGCCGCCGGAAGCGCAATCAGTCCAGGGATCAGAAG CTGACCAACACTGGTGGCTCCGATTCCCCTAGCGACACTGAGGAGCCTCGAAAGAGAGGCTTCAGTCTGCACTATGCATCAGAGCCAACGCCGGCGGAGTGCATGTCTGACGACGAAGACAAACTGCTGGGAGACTTCAATAGCGAGGACGTGCGGCCGGAGGGACCGGAAAACGGAGAGAACAGTGACCAAAAGCCCAAGGTGGCTGACTGGCGTTACGGGCCAGCACAAATTTGGTACGACATGTTGGAGGTGCCTGACTCCGGCGAGGGATTCAACTACGGATTCAAGACAAAGACGGCAACCTCCTCGTCTCAGCCTCAGACCAAGGATGAGCGACGTGTTAACAGTCCAGAGGAAGAGGCCGAGGAGCCAAGCATTGCGGACGACGCCTTTCTAATGGTCTCACAGCTGCACTGGGAGGACGACGTGGTCTGGGATGGGAACGACATCAAGGCCAAGGTGCTACAAAAGCTCAATTCAAAGACAAATGCAGCTGGATGGCTGCCCTCCAGCGGATCGAGAACTGCTGGCGCCTTCAGTCAGCCGGGAAAGACGTCCCTGCCAGTAGGAAACAGCAGTGGTAGCTCCAAGCAGGGCTCAGCGGCATCCAGCAAAAAGGCACAGCAAAA TGCTCAAGCAAAGCCAGCGGAGGCACCCGATGACACCTGGTACAGTCTGTTCCCGGTGGAAAACGAGGAGCTAATATACCACAAGTGGGAGGACGAGGTGATATGGGATGCACAGCAAATGAGCAAGGTGCCCAAGCCGAAGGTACTTACTTTGGATCCCAACGACGAAAACATCATCCTGGGCATACCCGACGACATCGATCCCTCTAAGATCAACAAGAGCACGGGTCCTCCGCCAAAGATCAAAATTCCCCATCCCCACGTAAAGAAGTCTAAAATTCTATTGGGTAAGGCGGGAGTAATCAATGTGCTGGCTGAGGACacgccgccgccgccaccCAAAAGTCCCGACCGAGACCCCTTTAACATATCTAATGACAC CTACTATACACCCAAGACAGAACCGACACTGCGCCTTAAGGTGGGTGGAGGAAATCTCATTCAGCACTCGACTCCGGTGGTAGAGCTGCGGGCTCCCTTCGTGCCTACGCACATGGGCCCGATGAAGCTCCGCTCTTTCCATCGCCCCCCACTCAAGAAGTACTCGCACGGACCGATGGCCCAGGTTTCGCCGCATCCCGTCTTCCCACTGCTAAAGACCATCGCTAAAAAGGCCAAGCAGCGAGAGGTGGAGCGCATCGCCTCTGGTGGCGGAGACGTCTTTTTTATGCGCAACCCGGAGGATCTGAGCGGCAGGGACGGAGACATCGTGTTGGCCGAATTCTGTGAGGAGCACCCGCCGCTGATGAACCAGGTGGGCATGTGCTCCAAGATCAAGAACTACTACAAGCGCAAGGCGGAGAAGGACAGTGGCCCCCAGGATTATGTCTACGGAGAGGTCGCCTTTGCGCACACTAGTCCCTTCCTGGGTATCCTGCATCCTGGCCAATGCATCCAGGCGATTGAGAACAACATGTACCGTGCGCCCATTTATCCGCACAAGATGGCACATAACGATTTCCTCGTTATTCGCACCCGAAACAGCTACTGGATCCGATCGGTGAACTCCATCTTCACAGTCGGCCAAGAGTGTCCGCTGTACGAAGTTCCGGGTCCGAACTCCAAGCGCGCTAACAACTTTACACGAGACTTTCTGCAG GTCTTTATTTACCGCTTGTTTTGGAAGAGTCGCGACAATCCTCGCCGCATTCGGATGGACGACATAAAACAAGCGTTTCCCGCCCATTCCGAGAGCAGCATCCGCAAGCGGCTGAAGCAGTGCGCCGACTTTAAACGCACCGGCATGGACTCCAATTGGTGGGTTATTAAGCCGGAGTTTCGACTTCCCTCTGAGGAGGAGATCCGTGCCATGGTCTCACCTGAGCAGTGCTGTGCTTACTTCAGCATGATCGCGGCAGAACAGCGATTGAAG GATGCAGGCTACGGGGAGAAGTTTTTGTTCGCCCCTCAGGAAGATGACGACGAGGAAGCGCAACTGAAACTTGATGACGAAGTGAAGGTTGCTCCCTGGAACACGACTCGCGCATATATCCAGGCCATGCGTGGAAAGTGTTTGCTCCAGCTGAGTGGTCCCGCTGATCCCACGGGTTGTGGTGAAGGATTCTCTTACGTTCGAGTGCCAAATAAGCCAACG CAAACCAAGGAAGAACAGGAGTCGCAGCCAAAGCGGTCAGTTACCGGAACGGATGCAGATCTGCGTCGATTGCCACTCCAGCGTGCAAAGGAGCTTCTACGACAGTTCAAAGTGCCTGAGGAGGAGATCAAAAAGCTTTCCCGCTGGGAGGTTATTGACGTGGTGCGCACCTTGTCCACGGAGAAAGCCAAGGCCGGCGAGGAGGGAATGGATAAGTTCTCCCGCGGCAATCGGTTCTCCATTGCTGAGCACCAGGAGCGTTATAAGGAAGAGTGCCAACGCATTTTCGATCTGCAGAACCGAGTTCTCGCCAGCTCGGAGGTGCTATCCACCGACGAGGCAGAGTCGTCGGCCTCCGAGGAATCTGACCTCGAAGAACTGGGCAAGAACTTGGAGAACATGTTGTCCAACAAGAAGACCTCCACGCAGCTGTCAAGAGAACGCGAAGAGCTAGAGCGCCAGGAGTTGCTCCGCCAGCTGGACGAAGAGCACGGCGGGCCAAGTGGAAGTGGGGGCGCCAAGGGAGCTAAGGGCAAGGAAGAGGCCGGCCAGCAGTTGCTGGCCACCAGCAATCAAGGTCGCATTCTTCGCATCACGCGTACCTTCAGAGGAAACGATGGCAAGGAGTATACCCGCGTGGAGACTGTGCGGCGGCAGCCGGTGATCGATGCCTACATCAAGATACGCACCACTAAGGATGAGCAGTTCATCAAGCAGTTCGCCACGCTAGACGAGCAGCAGAAGGAGGAGATGAAGCGCGAGAAGAGGCGCATCCAGGAGCAGCTGCGACGTATTAAGCGCAACCAGGAGCGCGAACGACTAGCGCAGCTGGCCCAAAACCAAAAGCTGCAGCCAGGTGGCATGCCCACTTCCTTGGGCGATCCCAAAAGCTCGGGTGGACACTCCCACAAGGAGCGGGATAGTGGCTATAAGGAGGTCAGTCCTTCACGTAAGAAGTTTAAGCTGAAGCCGGACCTGAAGCTCAAGTGCGGCGCCTGTGGGCAGGTTGGTCACATGCGCACGAACAAGGCCTGTCCTTTGTACACGGGTATGCAGAGCAGTTTGTCCCAGTCGAATCCTTCTCTGGCCGACGATTTGGACGAGCAGAGCGAAAAGGAGATGGCCATGGATGACGACGATCTGGTGAATGTCGATGGAACCAAGGTGACGCTGAGCAGCAAGGTGCTCAAACGGCATGGTGGTGATGACGGAAAGCGACGCTCCAGCTCGGGTCTCACATTAAAGGTTCCCCGAGATGCAATGGGCAAAAAGAAACGCAGAGTGGGTGGCGATCTCCACTGCGACTACCTACAGCGGCACAACAAGACGGCCAACAGAAGGCGCACAGATCCTGTGGTGGTGCTGTCCTCCATCCTGGAGATCATCCACAATGAATTGCGTTCCATGCCGGATGTCACACCGTTCCTACAGCCGGTGAATGCTAAAAAAGTGCCGGACTACTACCGCGTGGTTACCAAGCCCATGGATCTGCAGACGATGAGGGAGTATATTCGTCAGAGGCGCTACACAAGTCGCGAGATGTTTTTAGAAGATCTCAAGCAGATTGTAGACAACTCGATCATCTACAACGGACAACAAAGTGCATACACTTTGGCCGCCCAACGCATGTTCAGCAGCTGCTTCGAGCTGCTTGCAGAGCGAGAGGATAAACTGATGCGCCTCGAAAAGGCCATAAACCCGCTGCTGGACGACGACGATCAAGTGGCACTCTCCTTTATCTTCGACAAACTGCATGCGCAGATTAAACAAATGACCGAAAGCTGGCCTTTCCTCAAGCCGGTCAACAAGAAACAGGTTAAAGACTACTACACGGTCATTAAACGACCCATGGACCTCGAAACTATTGGCAAGAACATTGAAA GTCATCGCTATCACAGTCGAGCCGAGTATCTGGCTGACATCGAGCTGATTGCCACCAATTGTGAACAATACAATGGCAGCGATACCCGCTATACCAGGTTTGCCAAGAAGATACTGCATTACGCGCAAACCCAGTTAGAGGTG TTCGCGGAGCACTGTGCTCAGTTAGAGAATAACATATCCAAGACCCAGGAGCGTGCTAGAGAGAATGCGCCTGAGTTCGAAGAAGCCTGGGGCAACGATGACTACAACTTTGACCGCGGCAGCCGTGCTAGCTCTCCAGGGGACGACTACATCGATGTGGAGGGCCATGGGGTGCACGCGTCCTCATCGAATTCCATCCATCGCAGCATGGGAGCTGAGTTGGGTTCGACTCATGCCGCGCCGTCATTGCGGAAATCCGCACCCCCTGGACCTGGTGAGGTGAAGCGCGGAAGGGGCAGACCCCGCAAGCAGCGCGATCCCGTGGAGGAGG TCAAATCCCAGAATCCGGTTAAGCGTGGTCGGGGGCGTCCGAGGAAGGACAGCCTTGCCTCAAACATGAGTCAGACGCAAGCTTACTTCCTGGATGAAG ACCTGCAATGCTCGACGGATGACGAGGATGatgacgaggaggaggacttCCAAGAGGTTTCCGAAGACGAGAACAATGCGGCCAGCATTTTGGATCAGGGCGAACGCATTCACGCACCTGCCGAAGCCATGGATGGCATGTTCGATCCCAAAAACATTAAGACGGAGATCGACATCGAGGCCCAGCAAATTGCAG AGGAGCCAATCGGCGAAGATGACAGCCAGCAGGTGGCCGAAGCAATGGTGCAATTAAGTAGCGTGGGCGCTGGCTACTATGCTCAACAGCAGCAAG ATGAGTCCATGGATGTGGACCCCAACTACGATCCCTCCGACTTCCTGGCCATGCACAAGCCTCGCCAGAATCTCGGCGAGCCCAGCAGCTTGCAGGGCGCCTTTACCAATTTCCTCTCCCATGCTCAAGATGACAGTGGACCGTACAATGCCCCCGAAGCCAGCACAAGTGCCGCTTCAGGTATGGGAATGAGTTTTCCGTCCCAGGAGGATGATTCCCTCGCCCTGCAAATGCCGTCGGAAATGCCTACTAACACGATGAACAACGGCATGGGCATCGACGATGATCTGGACATTTCGGAGAGCGACGAGGAGGACGATGGTTCCCGAGTGCGCATCAAAAAAGAGGTATTTGACGACGGAGACTACGCCTTGCAGCACCACCAGCAGATGGGACAGCAATCGCAATCGCAGTCGCAGATCTACCTCGTGGATTCGTCCAACGAGCCCACAAACTTAGACTaccagcagccaccgcagctgGACTTCCAGCAGGGAATGGAGCAGTTGCAACACCAAGTGATGCAGCAGCAGATGCCCCCACTGCAACCagagcaactgcagcagcagcagacgcCGCAAGGAGACAATGATTATGCCTGGACTTTCTAG